Proteins co-encoded in one Maylandia zebra isolate NMK-2024a linkage group LG16, Mzebra_GT3a, whole genome shotgun sequence genomic window:
- the LOC101478123 gene encoding transmembrane protein 50B — translation MAGFLDNFRWPECECIDWGERRNAVASIVAGVLFFTGWWIMIDAAVAYPTQEQMNHAFHTCGVFSTIAFFMINAVSNGQVRGDTYGEGCMGRTGARLWLFIGFMMMFGSLIGSIWILFGGYVVPKKEVAPGMAVFFQNAFIFFSTLIYKFGRTEDLWG, via the exons atggcCGGCTTTTTGGATAACTTCCGCTGGCCCGAGTGTGAATGCATCGACTGGGGCGAGAGGAGGAATGCCGTGGCCTCCATCGTGGCCGGAGTTCTG TTCTTCACCGGCTGGTGGATCATGATCGACGCCGCTGTGGCGTATCCAACCCAGGAGCAGATGAACCACGCCTTCCACACCTGTGGCGTCTTTTCCACCATCGCTTTCTTCAT GATTAATGCAGTTTCCAACGGCCAGGTGAGGGGGGACACGTACGGAGAAGGCTGCATGGGCCGGACAG GAGCTCGTCTCTGGCTCTTCATCGGCTTCATGATGATGTTCGGCTCGCTCATCGGCTCCATCTGGATCCTGTTTGGAGGCTACGTAGTGCCGA AGAAAGAAGTGGCTCCGGGGATGGCTGTGTTCTTTCAGAACGCCTTCATCTTTTTTAG